In one Aestuariirhabdus haliotis genomic region, the following are encoded:
- a CDS encoding DUF484 family protein encodes MSEYDSDPTLEINAEQVGEYLRQHPDFFEHRDDLLLKMEIPHQRGEAISLVERQVNVLRERNLEMRHRLNHLLDVARDNDRLFDKTRRLVLNLLEARNLDDVVGATEESLRNDFQVPYCEMLLFSDRSLNTHGRVSPVAEANQQLSELLRNNRAVSGVLREGELKFLFPGQHQQIASAAVSPLHFSGRSLGVLAIASEDEQQYRSSVGTLFLSYVGDVISRVLPHHIDAQV; translated from the coding sequence ATGAGTGAGTACGACAGCGACCCCACCCTTGAGATCAACGCCGAACAGGTTGGGGAGTATTTGCGTCAGCACCCCGATTTCTTCGAACACCGGGACGACCTGCTGTTAAAGATGGAAATCCCCCATCAGCGCGGCGAAGCGATCTCGTTGGTAGAACGCCAGGTGAATGTACTGCGTGAACGCAATCTGGAAATGCGTCACCGACTCAACCACCTGCTTGATGTCGCACGGGACAACGACCGACTGTTCGATAAAACCCGCCGCCTGGTACTGAATCTGCTGGAAGCTCGCAACCTCGATGACGTGGTGGGCGCCACCGAAGAAAGCCTGCGCAACGATTTCCAGGTGCCCTATTGCGAAATGCTGCTGTTCAGCGACCGCTCCCTGAACACCCATGGTCGAGTGTCTCCGGTTGCCGAGGCCAACCAACAACTGTCTGAACTGTTACGCAACAATCGAGCGGTTAGCGGCGTGCTTCGTGAGGGCGAATTAAAGTTTTTATTCCCCGGCCAGCACCAGCAAATTGCTTCAGCGGCCGTTTCCCCCTTACATTTTTCCGGACGCTCACTGGGCGTGCTGGCCATCGCCAGTGAAGATGAACAACAGTATCGCAGCAGCGTTGGCACCCTGTTCCTGAGTTACGTGGGAGACGTTATCAGCCGTGTGTTGCCTCATCATATAGACGCACAGGTATGA
- a CDS encoding secondary thiamine-phosphate synthase enzyme YjbQ, producing the protein MWLQREISLKPRARGFHLITRELLQQLPELQKIEVGLMHLLIQHTSASLTLNENADPTVRSDLENYFSRAVPENEPWYQHCDEGPDDLPAHIKSSLLGASLTLPIGQGALRLGTWQGIYLCEHRNRGGSRRVVVTLQGEAS; encoded by the coding sequence ATGTGGTTGCAACGGGAAATTTCCCTGAAGCCTAGAGCGCGGGGATTCCATCTGATTACTCGCGAGCTGTTGCAGCAGCTACCAGAGCTGCAGAAGATCGAAGTCGGGCTGATGCACCTGCTGATTCAGCATACCTCGGCATCATTGACGTTGAATGAAAACGCTGATCCGACCGTGCGCAGCGACCTTGAAAATTACTTTAGTCGCGCGGTACCCGAAAATGAGCCCTGGTATCAGCATTGTGATGAAGGTCCCGATGATCTGCCTGCCCACATTAAAAGCAGCTTGCTGGGGGCCAGCCTGACTCTGCCGATAGGGCAGGGTGCTCTGCGTTTGGGCACCTGGCAAGGCATCTATCTGTGCGAACATCGCAACCGGGGTGGTTCGCGGCGTGTGGTGGTCACTCTTCAGGGGGAAGCGTCCTGA
- a CDS encoding ABC transporter substrate-binding protein — protein MHKSLLAAGLVSAALASAPTFAAECGKVTIADMNWSSATLIANVDRFILQHGFGCDAELVPGDTMPTGTSMMEKGEPDIAPELWSNAMKDALDRGVEEKKLRIAGKSLSDGGEEGFWVPEYMVKQDPSMASIEGIIANAKLFKHPEDPDMSAFYGCPAGWNCQISAGNLHKALGLDKAGFDLIDPGSGAGLSGAIARAYEREKPWFGYYWAPTAVLGKYKMVKVDFGSGVDLDQFTSCTTQVDCADPKPTMYPPSPVHTVTTEGFAAKAPEAYAYLGKRSFKNAQMNELLAWMEDNQADGDIAMAHFLKNHEAIWTSWVSSDVASKVKMALDNH, from the coding sequence ATGCACAAATCACTTCTCGCCGCCGGCCTTGTCAGTGCCGCGCTGGCCAGCGCCCCCACCTTCGCCGCCGAGTGCGGCAAGGTCACTATCGCCGATATGAACTGGAGCTCGGCAACCCTGATCGCCAACGTTGACCGCTTCATCTTGCAACACGGATTTGGCTGCGATGCCGAACTGGTCCCCGGTGACACCATGCCTACCGGCACCTCTATGATGGAAAAAGGCGAGCCAGATATCGCTCCAGAACTCTGGAGTAATGCCATGAAAGATGCCCTCGACCGTGGCGTCGAGGAAAAGAAACTGCGCATTGCCGGTAAATCATTATCCGATGGTGGCGAAGAGGGCTTCTGGGTTCCGGAATATATGGTCAAGCAGGATCCTTCAATGGCCTCTATTGAAGGCATCATCGCCAACGCCAAACTTTTCAAACACCCCGAAGACCCGGATATGTCAGCCTTTTACGGCTGCCCTGCTGGTTGGAACTGCCAGATCAGTGCCGGCAATCTGCACAAAGCCCTGGGCCTGGACAAAGCCGGTTTTGACCTGATCGATCCCGGTTCAGGTGCTGGTCTCTCTGGTGCTATTGCCCGTGCCTACGAGCGTGAAAAGCCCTGGTTTGGCTACTATTGGGCACCAACGGCCGTGCTCGGTAAATACAAGATGGTCAAAGTTGATTTCGGCTCCGGCGTCGACCTGGATCAATTTACCAGCTGCACAACTCAGGTAGACTGTGCCGATCCCAAACCAACCATGTACCCACCTTCACCGGTGCACACAGTAACCACCGAAGGCTTTGCCGCCAAAGCACCAGAAGCCTATGCCTACCTCGGCAAGCGTTCCTTTAAAAATGCCCAGATGAACGAACTACTGGCATGGATGGAAGACAACCAGGCTGATGGCGACATCGCTATGGCACACTTCCTGAAAAATCATGAAGCTATCTGGACCAGCTGGGTCTCCAGCGACGTTGCCAGCAAAGTGAAGATGGCACTCGATAACCATTAA
- the xerC gene encoding tyrosine recombinase XerC, with product MNRELDPWIEDFLHYLNAERQLSPHTLSNYRRDLGKLDQFREQQNLNRWQQIDSHHIRLFVATCHRQGLGGKSLQRTLSATRSFFRFLNREQRLSNNPATGVRAPKSERRLPHTLDADQMGQLLTIDDNDPLSIRDQCIMELFYSSGLRLSELVGLNLDSLDLKAAQLIAIGKGNKARQLPIGRLALEALKRWLQLRSQLANEDCQALFVSSRGSRISQRQVQTRLKQWGVKQQLPDNLHPHKLRHSFASHLLESSGDLRAVQELLGHSDISTTQIYTHLDFQHLAETYDKAHPRAQRRKK from the coding sequence ATGAACCGGGAACTCGACCCCTGGATCGAGGATTTCCTGCATTACCTGAATGCTGAACGCCAACTGTCACCCCATACCCTGAGCAACTACCGGCGTGACCTGGGCAAGCTGGATCAATTTCGCGAGCAACAAAATCTCAATCGTTGGCAACAGATTGATAGTCACCACATACGCCTGTTTGTTGCCACTTGCCACCGCCAGGGGCTCGGAGGCAAAAGCCTGCAACGCACATTATCCGCGACGCGCAGCTTTTTCCGTTTCCTCAATCGCGAGCAACGCCTGAGTAACAATCCGGCAACGGGTGTACGCGCCCCGAAAAGCGAGCGACGCCTGCCCCATACCCTGGACGCTGATCAAATGGGGCAACTGCTGACCATCGACGACAATGATCCCCTGTCTATCCGCGACCAGTGCATCATGGAGCTCTTCTACTCCTCGGGTTTGCGACTGAGTGAACTGGTCGGACTCAACCTGGACAGCCTAGACCTGAAAGCCGCCCAGTTGATTGCCATCGGTAAAGGCAACAAGGCTCGGCAACTACCCATCGGCAGGCTCGCTCTGGAGGCCCTCAAACGCTGGCTGCAACTGCGCTCGCAATTGGCCAATGAGGATTGCCAGGCCCTGTTTGTGTCCAGTCGTGGCAGCCGTATCAGCCAGCGGCAGGTGCAAACCCGACTCAAGCAGTGGGGTGTTAAACAACAGCTTCCGGATAACCTGCATCCGCATAAACTGCGGCACTCTTTTGCCAGCCATTTATTGGAATCGAGCGGCGACTTGCGTGCCGTGCAGGAACTGCTGGGCCATAGCGACATATCCACCACCCAGATCTACACTCACCTTGATTTCCAGCACCTTGCCGAGACCTACGACAAGGCTCACCCGAGAGCACAACGGCGTAAGAAATAA
- a CDS encoding ABC transporter permease: MAEKSWFSEFPQMERSDLVVIRKNLDATYRDFSREYGDAIESFFDPLLTFLIWFEKLLLNSPWLVVLSIIALLAYAASRSWKLCSGVIVALLLIGYFGMWENTMRTLSIITVCTMLAIALGIPIGIAMARSDRVQSIVTPALDIMQTMPAFVYLIPVVMLLGIGKIPGVIAVVIYAIPPVIRLTNLGIRLVDKEVLEAATAYGASARQRLFNVQLPLAMPNIMAGINQTIMMALAMVVIASMIGVKGLGQPVLKSITNQYFTLGLFNGLAIVALAIIFDRVSQAYAKRAQKHLGGPQNA, encoded by the coding sequence ATGGCCGAAAAATCCTGGTTCTCCGAATTCCCTCAAATGGAACGCAGCGATCTGGTCGTCATTCGAAAAAACCTCGATGCGACTTACCGCGACTTCTCCCGTGAATATGGCGATGCCATTGAATCCTTTTTCGACCCCTTACTGACCTTCCTGATCTGGTTCGAGAAGCTACTACTCAATTCTCCCTGGCTGGTTGTTCTCTCCATTATCGCCCTGCTTGCCTATGCCGCCAGCCGTTCGTGGAAACTCTGCAGCGGCGTTATCGTCGCATTGCTGTTAATCGGTTACTTCGGCATGTGGGAAAACACCATGCGCACACTGAGTATTATTACCGTGTGCACCATGCTGGCCATTGCTCTTGGTATCCCCATAGGCATTGCCATGGCACGCTCCGATCGGGTGCAATCGATCGTTACACCCGCGCTCGATATCATGCAAACCATGCCCGCCTTTGTGTACCTGATCCCCGTGGTTATGCTGCTCGGCATCGGTAAAATTCCCGGTGTCATCGCGGTCGTTATTTACGCCATTCCCCCGGTGATCCGCTTGACCAATCTGGGTATTCGTCTGGTGGATAAAGAGGTTTTAGAAGCAGCCACCGCCTATGGCGCGAGCGCGCGTCAACGCCTGTTTAACGTTCAACTGCCACTGGCCATGCCCAATATTATGGCCGGCATTAACCAAACCATTATGATGGCCCTGGCCATGGTCGTGATCGCCTCCATGATCGGTGTCAAAGGCCTCGGCCAACCGGTGCTGAAATCAATTACCAACCAATACTTCACGCTGGGACTGTTTAACGGTCTCGCCATTGTCGCTTTAGCCATCATCTTCGACCGGGTTTCTCAAGCTTATGCCAAGCGTGCCCAGAAACATCTGGGAGGTCCGCAAAATGCCTGA
- a CDS encoding quaternary amine ABC transporter ATP-binding protein — MPDQQPQTLIEIQNLYKVFGEKPNAAMKRVNEGLSKDELLSQTGHTLGLRDINLSIKRGEIFVIMGLSGSGKSTLIRHFNRLIDPTEGQILIEGTDVMKLSQKELEQFRRHKMSMVFQRFGLMPHYSVIDNVAYGLKVQGISRPERLKKAQEWLDTVGLSGYGNQYPSQLSGGQQQRVGLARALCTDAEILLMDEAFSALDPLIRSEMQDQLIDLQEKLHKTIIFITHDLDEALRLGDRIAILKDGELVQEGTPVDILLHPATDYVEAFVKDVNRARALTVETVMQPPACRITANTIGEALSQMKKMPEEYGYCISDEGYQGIVTQDTLEEAALQDCDQLIDTEHYEEVPEISPDSLIETVIPDTLDHDYPLPVVDNDGDLQGELSRANLVEVLGDNTGNTPPNKPDNSNDPDFDGKKSA; from the coding sequence ATGCCTGATCAACAACCACAAACCCTGATCGAAATACAAAACCTGTATAAGGTTTTCGGAGAGAAGCCCAACGCCGCCATGAAGCGCGTGAATGAAGGCCTCAGCAAAGACGAACTTCTATCACAAACTGGTCACACACTGGGTCTGCGCGACATCAACCTGTCAATCAAACGCGGGGAGATCTTTGTTATTATGGGGCTCTCGGGGTCCGGTAAATCGACCCTCATTCGGCATTTTAATCGCCTGATCGATCCCACCGAAGGGCAGATCCTGATCGAGGGTACCGATGTGATGAAACTGTCCCAGAAAGAGCTGGAGCAGTTTCGCCGCCATAAAATGTCAATGGTATTTCAACGCTTTGGCCTGATGCCCCATTACAGCGTTATCGATAACGTTGCCTACGGACTTAAGGTGCAGGGGATTAGTCGTCCCGAGCGTCTCAAGAAGGCACAAGAATGGCTCGATACCGTAGGACTCAGCGGTTATGGCAATCAATACCCTTCACAGCTGTCCGGTGGCCAGCAGCAGCGTGTAGGCCTGGCTCGCGCGCTTTGCACCGATGCCGAAATATTACTGATGGACGAAGCCTTTTCTGCCCTCGACCCACTGATCCGCAGTGAAATGCAGGACCAGCTAATCGACCTGCAAGAAAAGCTGCATAAAACTATCATTTTTATTACCCACGACCTGGACGAAGCCCTGCGTCTGGGCGATCGCATCGCTATTCTCAAAGATGGCGAGCTGGTGCAAGAGGGCACTCCGGTGGATATTCTGCTGCACCCCGCTACCGACTATGTCGAAGCCTTTGTTAAAGACGTTAACCGGGCACGCGCATTAACGGTAGAAACTGTGATGCAACCTCCCGCGTGCCGGATTACCGCCAACACCATTGGCGAGGCCTTATCCCAGATGAAAAAAATGCCGGAAGAGTACGGTTATTGCATCAGTGACGAGGGTTATCAGGGCATCGTTACCCAGGACACATTGGAAGAAGCCGCCCTCCAAGATTGCGATCAATTGATCGATACGGAGCACTACGAAGAGGTACCGGAAATTTCCCCGGATTCATTGATCGAAACCGTTATCCCCGACACCCTCGACCATGACTACCCCCTTCCGGTGGTCGATAACGACGGTGACTTGCAGGGCGAACTGTCGCGAGCCAATCTGGTTGAAGTGCTCGGGGATAACACCGGCAATACACCACCCAACAAACCCGACAACAGTAACGACCCCGATTTTGATGGTAAAAAAAGCGCGTAG
- a CDS encoding MarR family winged helix-turn-helix transcriptional regulator, whose protein sequence is MTQPLYWHEVLISLRRIIRATDQQSKRMAKSCGLTIPQVMVLRAIDSLGDVTVKRISDDVSLSQATVTTILNRLEDRGLVERLRIQRDKRIVNARLTESGGAVLRDAPPLLHETFINRFEALDDWEKTQILSSMQRVASMMDAETIDAAPLLDIDPTTP, encoded by the coding sequence ATGACTCAACCCCTGTATTGGCACGAAGTGCTCATCTCCCTCAGGCGTATCATTCGAGCTACCGATCAACAATCCAAGCGCATGGCCAAATCCTGCGGCCTGACGATTCCCCAAGTAATGGTTCTTCGCGCTATCGATAGTCTCGGCGACGTTACCGTAAAACGTATTTCCGACGATGTTTCCCTGAGTCAGGCCACCGTCACGACCATCCTCAACCGCCTCGAAGACCGCGGTCTGGTTGAGCGGTTACGGATCCAGCGGGATAAGCGGATCGTCAATGCACGACTGACTGAGTCGGGCGGGGCAGTCCTGCGGGACGCGCCACCGCTATTGCACGAAACCTTTATCAACCGCTTCGAGGCCCTGGATGACTGGGAAAAAACCCAGATCCTCTCCTCCATGCAGAGAGTCGCCTCGATGATGGACGCCGAAACCATTGATGCCGCCCCCTTGCTGGACATCGATCCCACAACGCCCTGA
- a CDS encoding HAD family hydrolase, giving the protein MIDAISFDLDDTLWDNRPVIRAAEAALADWVQRRAPDLVPHYQLETLLEFRREIIEEQPRLRHRISELREQILFRALRYSGYSEAEGRQLAAEGFTLFLDERHRVSPFPETEPLLELLARDYQLIALTNGNLDIARLPLGRFFDHSVRAEEIGLAKPNPEFYRTALERIGTNPARTLHIGDDLENDVIGARNAGLHALWFNPGKAPNPPADLPLELQVETLRQIPDAIGQWRQRMRDTVNR; this is encoded by the coding sequence ATGATTGATGCCATCAGCTTTGATCTCGACGACACCCTATGGGACAACAGACCGGTGATTCGTGCCGCCGAAGCCGCCCTGGCCGACTGGGTGCAACGGCGAGCGCCCGATCTGGTGCCTCATTACCAACTGGAAACCCTGCTGGAATTTCGCCGTGAGATCATTGAAGAGCAGCCCCGCCTGCGTCATCGTATCAGTGAATTACGCGAGCAGATCCTCTTTCGTGCTCTTCGATACAGCGGCTACTCAGAAGCTGAAGGGCGTCAGCTGGCTGCGGAAGGCTTTACCCTGTTCCTGGATGAACGTCATCGGGTTAGTCCTTTTCCGGAAACCGAGCCCTTGCTGGAGTTATTGGCCAGGGATTACCAGCTAATCGCGCTCACCAACGGCAACCTGGATATTGCTCGCCTGCCTCTGGGTCGTTTCTTTGATCACAGTGTGCGTGCAGAAGAGATTGGATTGGCCAAGCCCAACCCCGAATTCTATCGCACCGCGCTGGAGCGGATCGGCACGAACCCAGCGCGGACGCTTCATATCGGCGATGATCTGGAAAATGATGTCATCGGTGCCCGTAACGCCGGCTTGCACGCACTCTGGTTCAATCCAGGCAAGGCACCAAACCCTCCAGCGGATTTGCCCCTGGAACTGCAAGTAGAGACTTTACGGCAAATTCCCGACGCCATCGGGCAGTGGCGCCAGCGCATGCGGGACACTGTCAACAGGTAG